Below is a genomic region from Zea mays cultivar B73 chromosome 9, Zm-B73-REFERENCE-NAM-5.0, whole genome shotgun sequence.
GATCGGTTTCAACATAAACCTAAAAATATATATGAAAATATACATAAAACTCTGTGAACAATTTTGACAACTATAAAGAAAATGAAAATAACTGAGCTGACATAAAGTGGAATATACGTATGTGGAATGAAGTGTCATAAACTGGCATAAAATTAATGAGCTGCCATTACTGATACATATCAAGAGAAAGAAATATTCTTGCAAActgcataaatgaatgtgtaattTATCATAGGCAACTAGCAGTTATGTAAAAACTGCATGCACATGTACTCAGCATATATGTATATGTAAATGGGCATAACACTGATTTGTaagatgcataacctatttagacTGTGAAGCATGGCTGTACAAAATCTGTGATAAGTTGAACACTACAAAGAAAATGTAAATTACTGAGCTGACATGTtcagatggagtctgatcaaaGCATGGACCACTGTCAGGCAAGTCTGTTTCTGCCACTTGTTGTACGCCGCCAGTAGACTAACAAATGATGGTATAAATGGATTACAAATTTAGTAAACTGCTAATGAGAATATAGAAAAAACACGAGGGGGTTTAGACATACCTTGATTTGCGGAGTCGCATCAAATATCGGCGCGTCAGGATCCATGTGTGGTGTTGCTTTAGGAGTGACGTTTGTAGTGGTCGGCATGTTCTTGCCACCGTCACCATGTTTACCCTGAAAGAATTGTAATGGTTATATGCTATTTACATAAAACGATTAATACAACCCTAGAATGAAAAAAAACAATGATTGTAAAAACATTACCACTGAGGTTGTAGGTGTTTTGTTCTGTTTCGTTATATTTGTATGAACCAGTAGATCAATATCAGCTTCATCGGGACAACTTTCTAATAGTACACGAATATGTTGTTGCCTTAATAGTAATTCATGTACCTGTGTGTCTGTAAACTGCGTATCCAGCTGAGAAACTGGAGTAGACATATCGGGTACAGTTGGGGGGGCCGGACACGTACATCCTTCTGTACGTGTCATGTAAACAAATAAAACATTGTTAAAAATAATGGCATCAAACCCATATCGATAAATGATTGCATAACTTTTTTATATTGACGTAAATACATTAAACAGACTAACCAGCTGTCTGGGGAAGAATATCATCTGATTTTGATGTGGTTTTCTGCACATCATAAGCATCTTCGTTGTCACCCGCCTCGGCACGGAGGACCTCATCAATTAACTCGCCAAAAACATCAGATagattgaattgtttctcaacaaTGTGCTGAAGAGTCTGTTTAATAACTGAACACGCCTTACCAACCTCCGCATCAAAATGTGACAGCTTCTCTATGAAACCCATGCGGTGGCGGGATGGAAGCTGATTAAGCTTGCTTGATATCAAATCCCTGATGAGCGGGAGTTCGATGTGAATTGAGTGCTGTCCAGATGGGTCAGGACGAGGAACATCAAAAGCGTTGGTCCTGGTCTTATGCTGTTGTAAATTGAAAATTATTAAGTAAATGTATAGCATATAACTGGATATTATGTTGAAATTCTATGACAAACAAATATATAAATAGAATCATGCCTTGAATTGTGCATGAACGGGTGGTACATCTGTGTAGCAGGTCTCTGAGGAGCTTCGGAACTAAAAAAAATGTGTGAGATATGGAGTAAAACTAAAAAAAATGATTGACACATAAGAAAAAATACCGAGCAATGTCCAAATGCTTCTTCTCCTTTGCGTATCTTGCCCTTGTCAGCTCTTGTCAGGGCTTGAATAATATTCCTATCAAAGTATTTGATTCGTGGTGTTCCACGTTTGTTCAGGGGTGCCGCTGAGTCATGCaaatgatccaaataatacagcTGCAAAAGGCATAACATGAGTCATTATAAGACATAACAAAAGCATAAACTACGTGTATATGGATTTTGCATACAAGATTATGGGTACATGTAACAGACAAAAAAAGGATATGCTTACAAGAACAACGATGGAACATCCATAGATGGTTGTAGAAACGTTCGTAACGCTCCTGTTATGCCACTTCTTGGCAGCTTGGCATAAATCATTGAAAATAAGCTGGCACCAGTCAATCTGGTGGAAACGATCCATCTGCTCGGTTAAAAGAACCTCATGGTTCGTTATTCCCCAGCTGGCAGTAGGGAACAACAACCTATTGAACAATATCAAGAAAAAGCATCTGATGCTTAAATCATCGTCAGAACCTTTCCTCAAACGATCTTGTAGAGCTGTAACCCCAAAATCTTCTTTCGATAGCCCAAGTTCAGCTCTCAAATTGTTGGCAACAACAGCTTCATCGATGCCCAATGCAGTTCCTCCCCCAGCATTCGGTAAACCCAAAATTAGGTGCACCGTATCCTTTGTTATTTTCAGCTCCTTTCCAGGGCCAGCTCGAATTGTCATGTCATTGGGGTCGAGCTTTTCCATCAGCCAAGCTAAGTGTGATCTGCTGCCGAGTGCGTCCAGTCTCATATCAAGAATACTAGAAAATCCCCTACGTGCAATTGCTTGTTGCTGTCTGTCATTTAATATTTGTATGCTTACTAACACATCTTGGGGGTTGCATCTGACGTTCAGCTTCTGCTGGGGAAAATATATAAAATGAATATTGTAAACATTTACATGTGCATAATCGCAACACAATGTTTAACTCAGACATCAAGACAACATGATTTCACGCATAAAAAGGATATATTGCCATAGACATAAATATCTAACCTGTCGGGGTGGGGGCACTGCTTTCCTCCGCTTAGTGACTACCTTCTTCAAAACTTTCCCAGGGCTGTCGTCCAAGTTACGCTTCTTGGATGATGGCATAAAGTCATCATCCTCATCAGCAGCACGCCTTGTCTCAGGTCTAACAGTCCCCGCCGGAGCACGGGGTATGTCAACGCTGAATCACTCCTGAGTAGACTGGATTATGATCCGTTTTGGATTGGAAGGTGGTCGGTCTACGTTCTTCATCACTGATGTTCCTACCAAAATGAAACAACACATATACATAAAATACGTAAAGGATCAAAAAAAAGATAAGCACAAAGTCAATTCAGATCAGTTCATGACCATacattgcataaatgtatcaacAAAGCAGCATAACACAATATTGTAAATTGCATAAACTTATGAGACTAACTTGATAAAAAAAATCTGCTCATATGCGACATCCAATTAATGTATAACCTGGTTATTTCGTTTGAGCTGGCCCAATTTGAACAGCATTAGGTTTTATGGCATAATGTATTGATGTATGGATCATACTTCTGTCAACAAATCATCATAACACAATATTGTAAATTGCATAAACTTGTGAGACTAACTTGATCAAAAAAATTCTGCTCATATGCGACATCTAATTAATGTATAACCTGGTTATTTCGTGTGAGCTAGCCCAATTTGAACAGCAATAGGTTTTATGGCATAATGTATTGATGTATGGATCATACTTCTGTCAACAAATCAGCATAAACAAAATATTGTAAACTGCATAAAGGTGTGATAGATTGCATAGTATACATTTGTGTCTCCAATTAACTATAAATTTATAATGAATTGGTATTTGATAAATCAAGCAATTGGCAAAATAATAATGTGAACTCTATCTACGATTCAGATTGGAAGAGTTAAAGGTTGATGGCTTACCGGAATGTGGATGGGCCTGGAGGGCGGCTGAATCCGATACAGCTGTGCAGGGGACAACCCAACGCGACGCGGGGCTGTGCCAAATGCGTCGGGGACTCGACGTTGGGGACGGACCTCGCGACGGGGTAGGGGAGTCGGCGTTCGGCCGCCGCGGTGGAGAAGATCGAGGTCTCGGTCTCTGACGAGTAGGAGAACGCAGGGGCGGCACAACCGCCTCCTCGATTCCGGGGCCCTTGCCGGAGATGAAAAACAAGGCCACGGCCTGTGTGCGGCGGAGAAGGCGAGGGCGGGTCTCTGCGGGGGTGAAGGAGAATGCGACGGCGGGGGAACTGCGGGGGAGAATCTTAATGCGACGGCGGCGGTTAGTCTAGGGTTCGCCGGGCGCCGAGGAGAAGCAGCATACGGCGACGGATTTGGCTAGGGTTCGGCGGGAGCGATAGTTACGGGAGAGCTGTGCTGAGAAAACGACGGCTCAGTTCCTTGATTCGTGGGCCCGAATTACGTAAACTGCCTAGATTGCGGGAACACGATCTTTTCGTGGGCCCGGATGCCGCGAGACGTGCGCAC
It encodes:
- the LOC103638730 gene encoding uncharacterized protein: MEKLDPNDMTIRAGPGKELKITKDTVHLILGLPNAGGGTALGIDEAVVANNLRAELGLSKEDFGVTALQDRLRKGSDDDLSIRCFFLILFNRLLFPTASWGITNHEVLLTEQMDRFHQIDWCQLIFNDLCQAAKKWHNRSVTNVSTTIYGCSIVVLLYYLDHLHDSAAPLNKRGTPRIKYFDRNIIQALTRADKGKIRKGEEAFGHCSFRSSSETCYTDVPPVHAQFKHKTRTNAFDVPRPDPSGQHSIHIELPLIRDLISSKLNQLPSRHRMGFIEKLSHFDAEVGKACSVIKQTLQHIVEKQFNLSDVFGELIDEVLRAEAGDNEDAYDVQKTTSKSDDILPQTAEGCTCPAPPTVPDMSTPVSQLDTQFTDTQGKHGDGGKNMPTTTNVTPKATPHMDPDAPIFDATPQIKSTGGVQQVAETDLPDSGPCFDQTPSEHVYVETDPATNTPQVGQASLDSEMQTVLALREYLCGLQSDTGRTIIDYGEYSATCSDIYESFADGKCLDNGFMQCFIQCVIHDAKNQQTSMSSNSLVLDVNVGSILNFEEQERHSRNPQPFDESVLHTLLDNSLPETDELDQCKAIMVPMVSRGHWTLYVVNKVKKCVHILDSNPYGPTLGGTTWKDYHFAHLGSGGRKLPWAKVIMSRLNKAIQHVRPSSCFPKFGNFTIDLCQNCPNMVAGSNDCGFYVMGYILFYQCDEGSLRSDIEAGNTSEIRSLALHYITFHPKNKALSLLQDIQRFKV